The following proteins come from a genomic window of Metarhizium brunneum chromosome 2, complete sequence:
- the azaE gene encoding Ketoreductase azaE codes for MTKVLLTGGSGFIAAHILDQLLSKGHTVITTVRSEQKAKPIRDAYKDKGSQLEVVVVGDIAKDGAFDEVVKKPGIEVVLHTASPFHFKWTDAQKELIDPAVIGTTGILKAVKRSAPTVKRVVVTSSFAAVLDEKHLSDGSHTFTEESWNPVGTQDLDASSPATAYRLSKTLAEKAAWDFVAREKPGFDLATICPPVVFGPVAHHLASLEGINTSNERAAALVTGAWNRGIPATGPVTVWVDVRDAALAHVRAMERPDAGGRRHLTIGGRFTNRAMAEIAWAAFPELARQGKLPGRDVEGGGAPPASENFRYNNDATVRVLGMEWTSLESSITDLIRSLEEHGI; via the exons ATGACCAAGGTCCTTCTTACTG GCGGCTCGGGCTTCATAGCTG CCCACATCCTAGACCAGCTCCTGAGCAAAGGTCACACGGTCATCACGACTGTCCGTTCTGAGCAGAAGGCGAAGCCCATACGTGACGCCTACAAAGACAAGGGCAGCCAGCTGGAAGTCGTCGTAGTCGGCGACATTGCAAAGGACGGTGCGTTTGACGAAGTAGTCAAGAAGCCGGGTATCGAGGTGGTTTTGCACACGGCCAGTCCGTTCCACTTCAAATGGA CCGACGCCCAAAAGGAGCTCATTGACCCGGCCGTGATCGGCACAACCGGCATCCTCAAAGCCGTCAAGAGATCCGCGCCGACGGTCAagcgcgtcgtcgtcacGTCGTCGTTTGCCGCTGTCCTAGACGAGAAGCACCTCTCGGACGGCTCCCACACCTTCACCGAAGAGTCCTGGAACCCGGTCGGGACGCAAGACCTCGACGCCTCCTCGCCCGCCACGGCGTACCGCCTCTCCAAGACGCTGGCCGAGAAGGCGGCGTGGGACTTTGTGGCCCGCGAGAAGCCCGGCTTCGACCTGGCCACCATCTGCCCGCCGGTCGTCTTCGGCCCCGTCGCGCACCACCTCGCCTCCCTCGAGGGCATCAACACGTCCAACGAGCGCGCCGCGGCCCTCGTCACCGGCGCCTGGAACCGCGGGATCCCCGCGACGGGCCCCGTCACCGTCTGGGTCGACGTGCGCGACGCGGCGCTGGCGCACGTCCGCGCCATGGAGAGGCCCGACGCCGGCGGGAGGCGCCACCTCACCATCGGGGGCAGGTTCACGAACCGCGCCATGGCTGAGATTGCGTGGGCCGCGTTTCCCGAGCTGGCACGGCAGGGCAAGTTGCCCGGCAGGGACGTCGAGGGCGGAGGGGCGCCGCCCGCCAGCGAGAACTTCAGGTACAACAACGACGCGACCGTCAGGGTGCTGGGCATGGAATGGACCAGCCTGGAGTCCAGCATCACCGACTTGATCCGGTCGCTCGAGGAGCACGGCATCTAA